The proteins below are encoded in one region of Acetoanaerobium noterae:
- a CDS encoding NifB/NifX family molybdenum-iron cluster-binding protein, whose amino-acid sequence MKIAIPVDEKNIESKVCISFGRTPYYMIYDTDSKEAEFFDNEAASSPGGAGIKAAQSLVDRKIDVLLTPRCGGNAADVINGANIKMYKTQGDSIKSNLEAYEAGKLNELTEIHEGMHNHGK is encoded by the coding sequence ATGAAAATAGCTATACCAGTAGATGAAAAGAACATAGAGTCAAAGGTTTGCATATCGTTTGGAAGAACTCCATATTATATGATATATGATACTGACTCAAAAGAAGCTGAGTTTTTTGACAATGAAGCTGCATCTAGCCCAGGAGGAGCTGGAATAAAAGCGGCTCAAAGCTTAGTTGATAGAAAAATTGATGTACTACTTACTCCAAGATGCGGAGGAAATGCTGCGGATGTGATTAATGGAGCGAATATTAAAATGTACAAAACTCAAGGGGACTCCATAAAATCCAATTTAGAAGCTTATGAAGCTGGAAAGCTTAATGAACTGACTGAAATTCATGAAGGAATGCATAATCATGGAAAGTAG
- a CDS encoding ATP-binding protein, translated as MKQLLILSGKGGTGKTTVATAFIKLSNAKGYADCDVDAPNLHLLMHQNTNKISSNYYGMDKAVIDSEKCISCGFCMEKCRFDAIENESDYKVNPFACEGCSLCEYVCPVNAITMKKDVAGELMLYKSDAVFSTAELKMGSGTSGMLVSEVKKGLRDNLVTDEIVIIDGSPGIGCPVIASITGVDFVLIVSEPSISGISDMKRIIETANHFKTKVAVCINKYNTNIKKAEEIEEYCIQKNIPFVGNIPFDSKAVKAINEGKSIIDEDTVSGKAVKNIIANILNFIKCEDGAKNV; from the coding sequence ATGAAGCAATTATTAATTCTTAGCGGTAAAGGTGGAACAGGTAAAACTACAGTAGCTACAGCATTTATTAAGCTTTCAAATGCAAAAGGTTATGCTGACTGCGATGTGGATGCTCCTAATTTGCATTTGCTTATGCATCAAAACACAAATAAAATAAGTTCAAATTATTATGGTATGGATAAAGCTGTAATTGATTCTGAAAAATGTATCAGTTGTGGGTTTTGCATGGAAAAATGCAGATTTGATGCCATAGAAAATGAATCAGATTACAAAGTAAATCCTTTTGCATGTGAAGGCTGTAGTCTTTGTGAATATGTCTGCCCGGTAAATGCCATCACTATGAAAAAAGATGTAGCTGGAGAGCTTATGCTATATAAGTCAGATGCTGTTTTTTCTACAGCAGAGCTAAAGATGGGCAGCGGAACATCTGGAATGTTAGTATCTGAGGTCAAAAAAGGATTAAGAGATAATCTAGTCACTGATGAGATAGTTATTATTGATGGTTCTCCTGGCATAGGATGCCCAGTAATAGCATCTATTACAGGAGTAGATTTTGTTCTTATAGTTTCAGAGCCTTCTATTTCAGGAATTAGTGATATGAAAAGAATAATAGAAACAGCAAATCATTTCAAAACTAAAGTTGCTGTTTGTATCAATAAATATAACACCAATATAAAAAAAGCAGAGGAAATAGAAGAATATTGCATACAGAAAAATATACCTTTTGTAGGAAATATTCCTTTTGATAGCAAGGCTGTAAAAGCTATAAATGAAGGCAAAAGCATAATAGATGAAGATACAGTTTCTGGAAAAGCAGTAAAAAATATTATAGCTAATATATTAAATTTTATAAAATGTGAGGATGGTGCTAAAAATGTCTAA
- a CDS encoding DUF2225 domain-containing protein: MILLYDKKYACPNCKSNFTTKKPLSSKLRVEKVESDNHKIYKGVNPYHYEINICPHCGYAFGENANKRLTIQKTEKIIQYLLNIKDFTRLTGERTHEDGLRTLKLGLYIAQLIEEPYYVKAGLSLKIAWLYREQGNIEGEMNYLKQSYDNYKKCYINEDFEAIGYKRYFMLYTLAELSRRLNDYEDAKRWYAELFAERNVPRITMNSARDLWIEFKEERKSSAHFETQKGA, encoded by the coding sequence ATGATTTTACTATACGATAAAAAATATGCTTGTCCAAATTGCAAGTCAAATTTTACAACTAAAAAACCCCTCAGTTCTAAATTAAGAGTAGAAAAGGTAGAATCTGATAATCATAAAATATACAAAGGGGTAAATCCTTACCACTATGAAATAAATATCTGCCCACACTGTGGATATGCATTTGGAGAGAATGCAAACAAGAGGCTGACTATACAGAAAACGGAAAAGATTATTCAGTACCTTCTAAATATAAAGGATTTTACTAGACTTACAGGTGAAAGAACACATGAGGATGGACTGAGAACCCTAAAACTAGGACTATACATCGCCCAACTAATAGAAGAGCCATATTATGTAAAAGCAGGATTGTCTTTGAAAATAGCTTGGCTTTACAGAGAGCAAGGAAATATTGAAGGTGAAATGAACTATCTTAAGCAGAGTTATGACAACTATAAAAAGTGCTATATCAACGAAGATTTTGAAGCTATAGGCTACAAAAGATATTTTATGCTTTATACTCTTGCAGAGCTAAGCAGAAGACTTAATGATTATGAAGATGCAAAAAGATGGTATGCTGAGTTATTTGCAGAAAGAAATGTTCCTAGAATAACTATGAATTCAGCTAGAGATTTATGGATAGAGTTTAAAGAAGAAAGAAAAAGTTCTGCGCATTTTGAAACACAAAAAGGCGCCTGA
- a CDS encoding nucleotide-binding protein → MKECIIMESRLKIAVLSGKGGTGKTLVSVNLAYTAKKALYLDCDVEEPNGHLFFKPDNLTKEDVSVKIPYVNDYLCNGCRKCVDFCKFNALAYINNKVKVFSEVCHSCGGCMEICPESAISEINKSIGKIEKGNLEDVTVVSGILNTGEASGVPIIKAMIENENINEQVTIVDCPPGSACIVMESIKDADYCLLVAEPTLFGSHNLKMVYDLVRLFKKPFGVVLNKAQDGFNPSKEFCENNKIKILSEIPFDVELGKLNSDGKIVSKENRRYHDLFVKLLTDITKEAQNEAIINS, encoded by the coding sequence ATGAAGGAATGCATAATCATGGAAAGTAGGCTCAAAATTGCAGTCCTTAGCGGTAAGGGTGGTACTGGTAAAACTTTAGTTTCTGTAAACTTAGCTTACACTGCGAAAAAGGCTCTTTATTTAGATTGTGATGTAGAAGAACCAAATGGCCATCTTTTTTTCAAACCCGATAACTTGACTAAAGAAGATGTATCGGTAAAAATTCCATATGTGAATGACTACCTTTGCAATGGATGCAGGAAATGTGTAGATTTTTGTAAATTTAACGCTTTAGCTTACATAAATAACAAAGTAAAAGTATTTAGTGAAGTTTGCCACTCTTGTGGAGGATGTATGGAAATTTGCCCTGAAAGTGCGATATCTGAAATTAATAAATCGATAGGGAAAATAGAAAAAGGTAATCTAGAAGATGTTACAGTTGTGTCAGGTATATTAAACACGGGAGAAGCTTCAGGAGTTCCTATAATAAAAGCTATGATAGAAAATGAAAATATAAATGAGCAAGTTACTATTGTAGATTGTCCACCAGGCAGTGCCTGCATAGTTATGGAAAGCATAAAAGATGCTGATTACTGCCTACTAGTAGCTGAACCTACATTGTTTGGTAGTCATAATCTAAAGATGGTTTATGATTTAGTAAGATTATTTAAAAAACCTTTTGGTGTTGTTCTAAATAAAGCTCAAGATGGATTCAATCCCTCAAAGGAATTTTGCGAAAATAATAAAATAAAAATATTAAGCGAAATTCCATTTGATGTTGAGCTTGGAAAACTCAACTCTGATGGGAAAATAGTTTCTAAAGAAAACAGGCGTTATCATGACTTATTTGTAAAGCTGTTAACTGATATCACTAAGGAGGCTCAAAATGAAGCAATTATTAATTCTTAG